In the genome of Trichomycterus rosablanca isolate fTriRos1 chromosome 24, fTriRos1.hap1, whole genome shotgun sequence, one region contains:
- the rab43 gene encoding ras-related protein Rab-43 — MSLLETDDSYDFVFKLVLVGDVGVGKTCVVQRFKTGTFIERQGNTIGVDFTMKTMDIQGKRVKLQIWDTAGQERFRTITQSYYRSANGAIITYDITKKATFLAVPRWLEDVKKYGGSNIATLLVGNKSDLTEQREVTLDEAQAMAHQLDFISAIETSAKDSSNVDEAFNKMAAELMLRHGGPVFRDSVTDSFKLNSRDVSSDAWGCSC, encoded by the exons ATGTCATTACTGGAGACGGATGACAGCTACGATTTCGTCTTCAAACTGGTCCTGGTCGGGGATGTCGGGGTGGGTAAAACCTGTGTGGTGCAGCGATTTAAAACTGGCACTTTCATCGAGAGACAGGGCAACACGATCGGGGTGGATTTCACCATGAAGACCATGGACATTCAGGGCAAGAGAGTCAAG TTGCAGATTTGGGACACGGCAGGACAGGAGAGGTTTCGAACCATAACACAGAGCTACTACCGCAGTGCCAACGGTGCCATCATCACATACGACATCACAAAAAAGGCCACTTTCCTGGCTGTGCCCAGGTGGTTGGAGGACGTCAAGAAGTACGGCGGCTCCAACATCGCCACCCTGCTCGTAG GTAATAAATCTGACCTGACCGAGCAGCGTGAAGTCACTCTGGACGAGGCTCAGGCGATGGCGCACCAGCTGGACTTCATCAGCGCCATCGAGACCTCCGCCAAGGACTCCAGCAACGTGGACGAAGCGTTCAACAAGATGGCAGCTGAGCTGATGCTGAGGCACGGCGGGCCCGTGTTCAGAGACAGCGTCACCGACAGCTTCAAGCTCAACAGCAGGGATGTGAGCAGTGACGCCTGGGGCTGCAGCTGCTGA
- the nuf2 gene encoding kinetochore protein Nuf2 isoform X1 — protein sequence MLSCQQIVNCGNVGVLCASQCSVQLHNMRAMMENTFPVYKVDAIVQFFRTDVLTGQEAKHFAKSDITPNPKPEVIQRLYMRILQLLYRFRPECHYLAPLSENIQYPMLHEWATPIISVYLCMCQFLPMCHVYDFSMNDLLNPKPKRTITILSGIQNFLHFRKQRLEIIAGHQQGFRADMDKLQASTKGIKDAEKKIEKLMTIPPEQQAEAKELATALTDVKNATMQVSQQVNSINEQVVECKTEIAERTQKLSQRKLEVATQKDEIAKLKSQIVESPEELKNEMEKMKENIKNIKISKELADERLVELQIKVQCASHGEAEIQVILKQLIDLQSSMCKTNQQKEEVQSLVALSESLQKELKSFSTEEAQLKRGLTMKLDKESKQHIRRQKKKELKDQHVQSILGRYDKIHEKREEIVARIKNINREATQFKAKMQKLRDTCTQNTEKAQAIYDRLLTTLEQYHKRLENLVLEGTADIMKMKSNF from the exons ATGCTAAGTTGTCAACAAATCGTGAACTGCGGTAATGTCGGTGTGCTTTGTGcatcacagtgttccgtacagttaCACAATATGA gAGCCATGATGGAGAACACCTTCCCAGTATACAAAGTGGATGCCATTGTGCAGTTTTTTCGAACTGACGTGTTGACAGGCCAAGAGGCAAAACACTTTGCAAAAAGTGACATCACTCCCAATCCGAAG CCGGAGGTCATCCAGCGACTCTATATGAGAATACTGCAGCTTCTGTATCGCTTCAGACCTGAGTGCCATTACTTG GCACCTCTGTCTGAGAACATTCAGTACCCGATGTTACACGAATGGGCCACACCGATCATAAGTGTTTActtatgcat GTGTCAGTTTTTACCTATGTGCCATGTGTATGACTTCTCTATGAATGACCTGCTTAATCCTA AGCCCAAGAGAACAATCACTATTTTGAGTGGCATCCAAAATTTTCTGCACTTCAGAAAACAAAGGCTGGAAATAATTGCAGGTCACCAGCAGGGTTTT CGTGCCGATATGGATAAACTTCAGGCATCCACAAAAGGGATTAAGGATGCTGAGAAAAAGATTGAGAAGCTGAT GACGATCCCACCAGAGCAACAAGCAGAGGCTAAAGAACTGGCTACAGCCCTTACAGATGTTAAAAATGCTACCATGCAAGTGTCTCAGCAAGTG AATTCCATTAATGAACAGGTTGTCGAGTGCAAAACAGAAATCGCAGAACGGACACAGAAACTG AGCCAACGGAAGCTGGAAGTGGCCACTCAGAAGGACGAGATCGCCAAACTCAAGTCTCAGATCGTGGAGTCTCCTGAGGAGCTTAAAAATGAGATGGAGAAGATGAAGGAGAACATAAAAAACATCAAGATCTCTAAA GAACTTGCTGATGAGAGGCTGGTGGAGCTGCAGATTAAGGTTCAGTGTGCCAGCCATGGTGAAGCTGAGATACAGGTTATACTGAAACAGCTGATCGACCTGCAGTCCAGCATGTGCAAGACCAACCAGCAGAAGGAAGAG GTTCAGAGTCTGGTCGCTCTCTCGGAATCACTGCAGAAGGAGCTGAAGAGCTTCAGTACTGAAGAGGCTCAGTTAAAACGGGGGCTGACGATGAAACTGGACAAAGAATCCAAGCAGCACATCCGCCgtcagaaaaagaaagaactCAAAGACCAGCATGTCCAAAGTATACTCGG ACGATACGACAAAATCCACGAGAAACGGGAGGAAATTGTGGCGCGGATCAAGAACATCAACCGCGAGGCCACACAGTTCAAAGCAAAAATGCAGAAGTTGCGTGATACCTGCACCCAGAACACAGAAAAAGCCCAG GCTATTTACGATCGTCTGCTCACCACGTTGGAACAGTATCACAAACGCCTTGAGAACCTGGTGCTGGAGGGCACTGCCGACATcatgaaaatgaaaagcaaTTTCTAG
- the nuf2 gene encoding kinetochore protein Nuf2 isoform X2 produces MMENTFPVYKVDAIVQFFRTDVLTGQEAKHFAKSDITPNPKPEVIQRLYMRILQLLYRFRPECHYLAPLSENIQYPMLHEWATPIISVYLCMCQFLPMCHVYDFSMNDLLNPKPKRTITILSGIQNFLHFRKQRLEIIAGHQQGFRADMDKLQASTKGIKDAEKKIEKLMTIPPEQQAEAKELATALTDVKNATMQVSQQVNSINEQVVECKTEIAERTQKLSQRKLEVATQKDEIAKLKSQIVESPEELKNEMEKMKENIKNIKISKELADERLVELQIKVQCASHGEAEIQVILKQLIDLQSSMCKTNQQKEEVQSLVALSESLQKELKSFSTEEAQLKRGLTMKLDKESKQHIRRQKKKELKDQHVQSILGRYDKIHEKREEIVARIKNINREATQFKAKMQKLRDTCTQNTEKAQAIYDRLLTTLEQYHKRLENLVLEGTADIMKMKSNF; encoded by the exons ATGATGGAGAACACCTTCCCAGTATACAAAGTGGATGCCATTGTGCAGTTTTTTCGAACTGACGTGTTGACAGGCCAAGAGGCAAAACACTTTGCAAAAAGTGACATCACTCCCAATCCGAAG CCGGAGGTCATCCAGCGACTCTATATGAGAATACTGCAGCTTCTGTATCGCTTCAGACCTGAGTGCCATTACTTG GCACCTCTGTCTGAGAACATTCAGTACCCGATGTTACACGAATGGGCCACACCGATCATAAGTGTTTActtatgcat GTGTCAGTTTTTACCTATGTGCCATGTGTATGACTTCTCTATGAATGACCTGCTTAATCCTA AGCCCAAGAGAACAATCACTATTTTGAGTGGCATCCAAAATTTTCTGCACTTCAGAAAACAAAGGCTGGAAATAATTGCAGGTCACCAGCAGGGTTTT CGTGCCGATATGGATAAACTTCAGGCATCCACAAAAGGGATTAAGGATGCTGAGAAAAAGATTGAGAAGCTGAT GACGATCCCACCAGAGCAACAAGCAGAGGCTAAAGAACTGGCTACAGCCCTTACAGATGTTAAAAATGCTACCATGCAAGTGTCTCAGCAAGTG AATTCCATTAATGAACAGGTTGTCGAGTGCAAAACAGAAATCGCAGAACGGACACAGAAACTG AGCCAACGGAAGCTGGAAGTGGCCACTCAGAAGGACGAGATCGCCAAACTCAAGTCTCAGATCGTGGAGTCTCCTGAGGAGCTTAAAAATGAGATGGAGAAGATGAAGGAGAACATAAAAAACATCAAGATCTCTAAA GAACTTGCTGATGAGAGGCTGGTGGAGCTGCAGATTAAGGTTCAGTGTGCCAGCCATGGTGAAGCTGAGATACAGGTTATACTGAAACAGCTGATCGACCTGCAGTCCAGCATGTGCAAGACCAACCAGCAGAAGGAAGAG GTTCAGAGTCTGGTCGCTCTCTCGGAATCACTGCAGAAGGAGCTGAAGAGCTTCAGTACTGAAGAGGCTCAGTTAAAACGGGGGCTGACGATGAAACTGGACAAAGAATCCAAGCAGCACATCCGCCgtcagaaaaagaaagaactCAAAGACCAGCATGTCCAAAGTATACTCGG ACGATACGACAAAATCCACGAGAAACGGGAGGAAATTGTGGCGCGGATCAAGAACATCAACCGCGAGGCCACACAGTTCAAAGCAAAAATGCAGAAGTTGCGTGATACCTGCACCCAGAACACAGAAAAAGCCCAG GCTATTTACGATCGTCTGCTCACCACGTTGGAACAGTATCACAAACGCCTTGAGAACCTGGTGCTGGAGGGCACTGCCGACATcatgaaaatgaaaagcaaTTTCTAG